A region of Thermorudis peleae DNA encodes the following proteins:
- a CDS encoding phosphatase PAP2 family protein encodes MEDTSVQRPSPLEGSSHRLTAAAAEFTFMASLFGLYYATRGLAAGRAYEAFTHAMELMQLEQRLGIFYERGIQSWVLTIAPLVRFLNFIYAYTHLTAVILFGLWVYWYRSRYYRTVRAVFLTVLFSGLLCYILIPMAPPRFFSWRGFVDTLALYQGINYDNQHVEVFYNPFAAMPSLHAAFALFCGLGIIRIARHWVRWIFGLGFPLLMALAVIGTGNHYVFDVLAGFTLASVAWAVVPHFVPPGELPDFPWELFLAPFTQRTAPVRADSATIVRRRR; translated from the coding sequence ATGGAGGATACGTCGGTCCAACGACCGAGCCCACTGGAAGGCTCGTCCCACCGCCTGACGGCGGCGGCCGCCGAGTTTACATTCATGGCCAGCCTTTTCGGCTTGTACTATGCGACCCGTGGCTTGGCCGCTGGCCGAGCCTATGAGGCTTTTACTCACGCGATGGAACTGATGCAGCTAGAACAGCGGTTGGGCATTTTCTACGAGCGCGGTATCCAAAGCTGGGTCCTGACAATAGCGCCGCTGGTGCGCTTCCTGAATTTTATCTATGCCTATACCCATCTCACAGCCGTCATCCTCTTTGGCCTCTGGGTGTACTGGTATCGTTCGCGGTATTACCGCACAGTGCGTGCTGTGTTCCTCACGGTCCTTTTCAGCGGCTTGCTCTGTTACATTCTTATCCCGATGGCCCCGCCTCGCTTCTTCAGCTGGCGCGGCTTTGTCGATACGCTCGCCTTGTATCAGGGAATTAATTATGACAACCAGCACGTTGAAGTCTTTTACAACCCCTTCGCAGCCATGCCGAGCCTTCATGCGGCCTTTGCCCTCTTCTGTGGCCTTGGCATCATTCGGATTGCTCGGCACTGGGTGCGATGGATTTTCGGACTTGGCTTTCCTCTCCTGATGGCATTAGCTGTCATCGGTACTGGCAATCATTACGTCTTTGATGTCTTAGCTGGATTCACCTTGGCGAGTGTCGCCTGGGCAGTTGTGCCGCACTTTGTTCCGCCGGGTGAACTGCCAGATTTCCCCTGGGAGCTCTTCCTGGCACCGTTTACTCAGCGGACAGCACCTGTCCGCGCTGACTCAGCAACAATTGTGCGGCGGCGTCGCTAA
- a CDS encoding CaiB/BaiF CoA transferase family protein yields MGEEQRAPGPLHNVRVLDLSRVLAGPFCTMLLGDLGADVIKVEQPGRGDDTRQWGPPWAGGESAYYLCANRNKRSITLNFKHPEGQAILHQLISQSDVVVENFRPGTLERLGLGYDTLAERYPQLIWCTITGYGLEGPYADRAGYDFVAQGECGLMSITGEPDGEPMKVGVAVVDLFAGLFATSAILAALHARVQTGRGQRIDVPLLSAGVAMLANVGSNYLVSGELPKRYGNAHPNIVPYQTFRTRDGWITVAVGNDRQFRQLCQILGEPQLADDPRFATNPQRVQHRETLIPLLQERFLQRDAAEWLMALYEAGIPAGPINTVADVVAHPQIRYRGQIVTVPHPTAGTIQVIGPPFLLSGTPAQIRRAPPLLGEHTDEVLRELLGLSEDAIARLRADGVV; encoded by the coding sequence ATGGGAGAAGAGCAGCGCGCACCTGGTCCGCTCCACAATGTGCGCGTTCTCGATCTCTCGCGCGTGCTCGCTGGTCCATTCTGCACAATGCTGCTCGGCGATCTTGGGGCAGACGTGATCAAGGTTGAGCAGCCAGGGCGTGGCGACGATACACGGCAGTGGGGCCCACCGTGGGCCGGCGGAGAAAGTGCGTATTACTTATGCGCGAATCGCAATAAGCGCAGCATCACCCTCAACTTCAAGCACCCCGAAGGGCAGGCAATCCTCCACCAGCTGATTAGCCAATCTGACGTGGTCGTCGAAAATTTCCGGCCTGGCACCCTCGAGCGGCTAGGGTTAGGCTATGACACCCTTGCAGAGCGTTATCCCCAACTTATCTGGTGCACCATCACTGGCTACGGCCTTGAGGGCCCATACGCCGATCGCGCCGGTTACGACTTTGTGGCGCAAGGGGAATGCGGCCTCATGAGCATTACCGGCGAACCGGATGGCGAGCCAATGAAGGTTGGCGTGGCGGTGGTTGACCTCTTTGCCGGACTCTTCGCCACTAGTGCCATTTTGGCAGCGCTGCACGCCAGGGTGCAGACAGGCCGCGGTCAGCGTATCGATGTTCCGCTCCTCTCGGCAGGCGTGGCGATGCTTGCCAATGTCGGCAGCAATTACCTTGTCTCAGGCGAGTTGCCAAAGCGCTACGGGAATGCCCATCCCAATATTGTGCCGTACCAGACGTTTCGCACACGCGATGGCTGGATTACGGTTGCTGTTGGCAATGATCGCCAGTTTCGTCAGCTGTGTCAGATCCTTGGAGAGCCGCAGCTTGCTGACGACCCGCGTTTCGCCACGAATCCACAGCGAGTGCAGCACCGTGAGACACTGATCCCACTTTTACAGGAGCGCTTCCTCCAGCGTGACGCGGCCGAATGGCTTATGGCTCTTTATGAGGCCGGTATCCCGGCTGGTCCGATCAACACGGTTGCTGACGTCGTTGCCCATCCGCAAATCCGCTATCGGGGCCAGATTGTGACGGTGCCGCATCCAACTGCTGGAACGATTCAAGTGATCGGGCCGCCGTTCTTGCTCTCTGGCACACCAGCACAGATACGCCGTGCACCACCCTTGCTCGGCGAGCATACGGACGAAGTGCTCCGTGAGCTTCTTGGGCTGAGCGAGGATGCCATTGCCCGCTTGCGAGCGGATGGCGTGGTCTAG
- a CDS encoding uroporphyrinogen decarboxylase family protein, whose translation MQHTGQATGLGMTKTERVRAALRGEPVDRPPICFWHHFRPAGSGLRQAEETYSFFVEKFDLDIIKVMPDIPYPFPRRSIRQPEEWLLLEPLNPARSRFFRERVVTVRELRKRVGNDTPIIVTVFSPWTEILHFATSPQQALEHAERFPTLLHEALATVAENLRLHLQDIIDAGADGVFFALQGCTSSVMSREHYRALARPYDLFALQGARDGWLNVLHIHGERDLFIDDVLDYPVQVLSWSDRLAGPSLAEMRQKTPKTLMGGWHEFGPLSNGPEDAIRAEAEDAFRQTGGRGWILANGCSVPDDTDERWLYSARRIAETLTSVPSA comes from the coding sequence ATGCAGCACACAGGACAAGCCACTGGACTAGGGATGACCAAAACCGAGCGCGTGCGGGCAGCACTTCGTGGTGAACCAGTTGACCGCCCTCCGATTTGCTTCTGGCATCACTTCCGTCCTGCCGGCTCAGGGCTGCGACAAGCCGAGGAAACCTACTCATTCTTCGTTGAGAAGTTCGATCTCGACATTATTAAAGTGATGCCCGATATCCCCTATCCATTCCCCAGACGATCGATTCGGCAACCTGAAGAATGGTTGCTCCTTGAGCCACTCAATCCTGCGCGCTCGCGCTTCTTCCGCGAGCGAGTTGTCACTGTGCGTGAACTACGCAAGCGCGTCGGCAACGACACGCCGATCATCGTCACTGTCTTTAGTCCATGGACTGAAATCCTCCACTTTGCAACGAGCCCCCAACAAGCGCTCGAGCACGCTGAGCGGTTTCCTACCTTGCTGCATGAAGCGTTGGCAACTGTGGCCGAAAACCTCCGCCTCCACCTCCAGGACATCATCGACGCTGGTGCCGATGGCGTCTTCTTCGCCTTGCAGGGCTGCACCAGCAGTGTCATGTCACGGGAGCATTATCGAGCGCTCGCCCGTCCGTACGATCTTTTCGCGTTGCAAGGGGCCCGTGATGGTTGGCTCAACGTCCTGCATATCCATGGCGAACGCGACCTCTTCATCGACGATGTGCTGGACTATCCGGTGCAGGTACTGAGCTGGAGTGACCGACTCGCTGGACCGTCGCTAGCCGAGATGCGGCAAAAGACGCCCAAGACGTTGATGGGCGGCTGGCACGAGTTTGGGCCGTTGAGCAACGGGCCTGAAGATGCGATTCGGGCAGAGGCAGAAGACGCCTTCCGCCAAACCGGCGGACGCGGCTGGATCTTAGCCAATGGCTGCTCGGTGCCCGATGACACCGATGAGCGATGGCTTTACAGCGCGCGTCGGATAGCCGAAACGCTGACGTCGGTACCGTCGGCCTAG
- a CDS encoding tyrosine-type recombinase/integrase, whose protein sequence is MLTIHEAVERFFAELRLSPRSKKTYRLGLQKFLFDLNEQQGLDPATTPVTALTEDHVVAFITRVMPDDVRTPEEVSQMRTAQTTLAAVRKFYRYLIAYDLHPAISTEKLRERLATIMPRFTPPPPDVKQGDLERIVAYVRQLPPSPQPAQELRQRKLRAIVLFLYRTGVRVSELCALRRRDIDLESGTAHIYRAKGGKSRTVHFDAETAEALVAYWHARGDHGPGAGSLPAFSGRDRPGRPGRAISPRTVEHLIHQLAEAVGVERAVTPHSFRHGLATELVRRRVRESTVQAILGHASPVTTRIYVHKTAVEIAQEYYEAFGPYHRPE, encoded by the coding sequence ATGCTAACGATTCACGAAGCTGTTGAGCGCTTTTTCGCTGAGCTGCGACTCTCCCCACGGAGTAAGAAGACTTATCGCCTAGGGTTACAGAAGTTTTTGTTTGATCTCAATGAACAGCAGGGCCTCGATCCTGCGACAACTCCCGTGACAGCATTGACCGAAGACCACGTCGTTGCGTTCATTACTCGCGTGATGCCAGATGACGTCCGGACGCCCGAAGAAGTCTCGCAGATGCGCACAGCGCAGACGACATTGGCGGCAGTGCGCAAGTTCTATCGCTACTTGATTGCCTACGATCTACACCCAGCAATCTCAACGGAGAAACTTCGCGAACGCCTTGCGACCATCATGCCACGGTTTACTCCACCACCACCTGACGTGAAGCAAGGCGACCTTGAGCGGATTGTCGCTTATGTACGGCAATTGCCCCCCAGCCCGCAGCCAGCCCAGGAACTGCGTCAGCGGAAGTTGCGCGCTATCGTCCTTTTCCTTTATCGTACTGGTGTGCGAGTCTCAGAGCTGTGTGCACTGCGACGACGCGATATTGACTTGGAGTCGGGGACAGCGCACATTTACCGCGCGAAGGGAGGCAAGAGCCGCACAGTGCACTTTGACGCGGAGACGGCGGAGGCTCTCGTTGCTTACTGGCATGCGCGCGGTGATCACGGCCCGGGTGCTGGTTCGCTGCCAGCGTTCAGTGGACGGGACCGACCAGGGCGCCCTGGTCGGGCAATTAGCCCGCGGACAGTTGAACATCTTATCCATCAACTGGCCGAAGCCGTGGGTGTCGAGCGCGCTGTCACCCCGCATTCGTTCCGCCATGGACTTGCAACGGAGCTGGTCCGCCGCCGTGTACGAGAATCAACGGTGCAGGCTATCTTAGGGCATGCTTCACCCGTAACGACACGGATCTATGTCCACAAGACGGCCGTTGAGATTGCGCAGGAGTATTACGAGGCGTTTGGCCCCTACCACCGACCGGAATGA
- a CDS encoding SDR family oxidoreductase, with product MMEGTGATEPVLLVTGAASGLGKAIMELFADDGYAVVGLDRQVTTLQTVVDSLRNRGAIAIALPADVSREQDVFASVQQVQQRFGRLDVVVNSAGIDVTAPIEDLAVADWDRVIAVNLRGPFLLAKAVFSIMREQGGGHIVNIASTAALRAWAHATAYHASKWGLLGFSRGLGVEGRPYGIRVTTVIPGGMRTAFFDRFLEQGIPLPDPRTLQEPEAVARVVLWAVKQPSGSVVQEVLVTPLHETSWP from the coding sequence ATGATGGAAGGTACCGGAGCAACTGAACCTGTTCTCCTGGTGACTGGGGCAGCCAGTGGACTAGGAAAGGCGATCATGGAGCTTTTTGCTGATGATGGCTATGCTGTTGTCGGCCTCGACCGGCAGGTCACAACGCTACAGACTGTTGTTGACTCATTACGCAATCGGGGCGCAATAGCAATCGCCCTCCCGGCCGACGTTAGCCGGGAACAGGATGTCTTTGCGAGTGTACAACAAGTCCAACAACGCTTTGGGCGTCTCGATGTGGTCGTGAATAGCGCTGGCATCGACGTCACGGCGCCCATAGAGGATCTCGCAGTAGCTGACTGGGACCGCGTGATTGCCGTCAATCTCCGCGGTCCCTTTCTCCTTGCCAAGGCCGTCTTCTCAATCATGCGTGAACAAGGCGGCGGCCATATCGTCAATATCGCCTCAACGGCAGCATTGCGAGCTTGGGCTCATGCCACAGCCTACCATGCATCGAAGTGGGGACTACTTGGCTTTAGCCGCGGGCTAGGCGTTGAGGGACGTCCTTACGGTATCCGCGTCACTACAGTCATCCCTGGTGGTATGCGCACAGCATTCTTCGACCGCTTCCTAGAACAAGGTATTCCCCTTCCTGATCCACGAACATTGCAGGAACCTGAAGCTGTGGCCCGCGTGGTGCTCTGGGCCGTTAAGCAGCCTTCTGGTTCCGTTGTCCAGGAGGTGCTTGTCACTCCGCTTCACGAAACGAGCTGGCCGTAA
- a CDS encoding M42 family metallopeptidase, whose amino-acid sequence MAELNLGLLKQLCETPGIAGREERVATVVQQALAPLVDEIRRDPLGNVIAIKRGKGGPRVMIAAHMDEIGFIVRAIDDRGFIRLQPVGGFDPRVLPAQRVRVWTREGDGLLGALQATVKPPHLQQAGDDKSVTINDLFVDLGLPAEQVKARVEIGDMVTLDRPCEVLGPTVLSKALDDRVGVFVMIEALRAVKEHVVEIVAVATTQEEVGLRGAQVAAFGIDPDIGIALDTTIAGDVPGFEPEGTVTKLGAGVGIKVFDTSQLPNPALVQHLRAIADREGIPYQLEVLPRGGTDGGAIQRTRAGVPTTTLSVPSRYVHSVNEMAHLDDIAAAVRLLTRFLEEAHTGRYIPGA is encoded by the coding sequence ATGGCAGAGCTTAATCTCGGTCTCCTCAAGCAGCTTTGTGAGACCCCGGGCATTGCCGGCCGTGAAGAGCGCGTAGCAACAGTTGTCCAGCAGGCGCTTGCGCCGCTCGTCGATGAGATACGGCGCGATCCTCTTGGCAACGTCATCGCTATCAAACGAGGCAAGGGTGGCCCACGCGTCATGATCGCAGCGCACATGGACGAAATTGGCTTCATCGTTCGCGCGATCGATGATCGTGGGTTTATCAGGCTACAGCCTGTTGGCGGCTTTGATCCTCGTGTATTGCCGGCCCAACGGGTCCGCGTCTGGACGCGCGAGGGGGATGGGCTCCTTGGCGCACTCCAGGCGACCGTGAAGCCGCCCCACCTTCAACAAGCGGGCGATGACAAGTCGGTGACAATCAATGATCTCTTTGTAGATCTTGGGTTGCCGGCTGAGCAAGTAAAGGCACGAGTCGAAATCGGCGACATGGTCACCCTTGATCGCCCCTGCGAAGTCCTTGGGCCGACAGTGCTCAGCAAGGCACTGGACGACCGTGTGGGGGTCTTTGTCATGATCGAGGCGCTGCGCGCCGTAAAGGAGCACGTAGTCGAGATCGTCGCTGTGGCAACCACACAAGAGGAAGTCGGGCTACGAGGGGCGCAAGTCGCGGCGTTTGGTATTGACCCTGACATCGGCATTGCCCTCGATACGACCATTGCTGGCGATGTCCCAGGCTTTGAGCCTGAAGGCACGGTGACAAAGCTTGGTGCGGGTGTCGGTATTAAAGTCTTCGATACGTCGCAGTTGCCGAACCCAGCGTTGGTCCAGCACTTGCGGGCCATTGCTGATCGCGAAGGTATCCCATACCAGCTCGAGGTGCTTCCGCGGGGCGGCACTGATGGTGGTGCAATCCAGCGAACGCGGGCTGGTGTACCGACGACGACGCTCTCTGTCCCCTCTCGTTATGTCCATAGTGTCAACGAAATGGCTCATCTCGACGATATTGCTGCAGCCGTGCGGCTCCTCACTCGCTTCCTTGAGGAGGCGCATACTGGGCGCTACATCCCTGGAGCATGA
- a CDS encoding AAA family ATPase, producing the protein MAGRIDPAPTTLSGEPRPRYRDDLEAQIDEFLQGLVDLVRFHARELLLIALLGLAFYLWAWPSREVWGPIVLTILFALLQIAFAIVFVIVQFGAIFWFLGRGRTYWVKPGETGVSFADYKGNPEVLESARRIVTLLRGVKEFKEMGGEVIRGLLLVGPPGTGKSYLAQVISTEAGVPFGYASAPSFQNMFFGVSNLRIMMLYRKARSLARKYGACILFIDEIDAIGASRGGRYGSGPGFLGPLFGWGGNGMLNELLLQLDPPPQELTWFGKLLRALGLRRRPAELPPVLTIAATNLPEALDPALLRPGRFDRKIVVDAPSAEGRREIIEYYLRKVKYDPNIPIDYMVYDTIGYTPAAIRYVINEAVVHAHFAGRNYITYEDFTAAREMHELGLRQPIRSMTEEERRRIAYHEAGHALAQFLLQPRNRVVKVSIIRHGEALGFSATKPTEERFTRTRDEIMAEIQVALASRAAEELFLGIQMSGVTNDLAQATHLANLAVSIWGMDGSLYSVLPYNQMVPDLFRKQRIERILQHQFENVKRLLEANREAVIAIAEELLKRDELNEQQLREILGQFTLVVPPPLPEPTETLDARQAAERATAQLTPTAHENGTVSGDGLAEPEEEPVPEPGS; encoded by the coding sequence ATGGCTGGACGGATAGACCCTGCACCGACCACACTCAGCGGTGAGCCGCGGCCACGGTACCGTGACGATCTCGAAGCGCAGATCGACGAATTCTTGCAAGGTCTCGTCGATCTTGTACGGTTTCACGCGCGCGAATTGCTCCTGATCGCATTGCTAGGCCTGGCCTTCTATCTCTGGGCCTGGCCGTCGCGTGAAGTATGGGGGCCAATTGTCCTCACGATTCTCTTTGCATTGTTGCAAATTGCCTTCGCCATCGTGTTCGTCATTGTCCAGTTTGGCGCAATCTTCTGGTTCCTTGGCCGCGGCCGTACCTACTGGGTTAAGCCGGGTGAGACAGGTGTGTCATTCGCCGACTACAAGGGCAACCCCGAAGTGCTCGAGTCAGCTCGGCGGATCGTCACGTTGCTGCGTGGTGTTAAGGAATTTAAGGAAATGGGTGGCGAAGTCATCCGCGGCCTGCTCCTGGTCGGCCCACCAGGCACTGGGAAGTCGTACCTTGCCCAAGTGATTAGTACGGAAGCCGGTGTGCCTTTCGGTTATGCGAGCGCGCCGTCATTCCAGAATATGTTCTTCGGTGTAAGCAACTTGCGCATCATGATGCTCTACCGGAAGGCGCGCTCGTTGGCCCGCAAGTATGGTGCGTGCATCCTCTTCATCGACGAGATCGATGCCATTGGTGCTTCACGCGGTGGTCGGTACGGAAGCGGCCCCGGCTTTCTTGGTCCGCTCTTTGGCTGGGGAGGGAATGGCATGCTGAATGAGTTGCTCCTGCAGCTTGATCCTCCCCCACAGGAGTTGACCTGGTTCGGCAAGCTCTTGCGTGCCCTCGGCCTGCGCCGTCGACCAGCCGAGTTGCCGCCTGTGCTGACAATTGCTGCCACGAACTTGCCTGAGGCACTCGACCCGGCCTTGCTCCGTCCAGGCCGCTTCGACCGCAAGATTGTTGTTGATGCACCGAGTGCTGAGGGGCGACGTGAGATCATCGAGTACTATTTGCGAAAGGTCAAGTATGATCCCAATATCCCCATCGACTACATGGTCTACGACACTATCGGCTATACACCCGCAGCAATCCGTTATGTTATCAATGAGGCAGTGGTTCATGCTCATTTCGCTGGCCGCAACTACATTACCTACGAAGACTTCACCGCTGCGCGTGAGATGCACGAACTCGGTTTGCGCCAGCCGATCCGCTCGATGACGGAGGAAGAGCGGCGCCGTATCGCCTATCACGAAGCTGGCCATGCATTAGCCCAGTTTCTGCTTCAGCCGCGCAATCGCGTGGTCAAAGTTTCCATTATTCGGCATGGTGAGGCCCTTGGCTTCTCAGCCACGAAGCCAACCGAGGAGCGCTTTACTCGCACGCGCGATGAGATTATGGCTGAGATTCAAGTCGCGCTCGCTTCACGCGCAGCGGAAGAGCTATTCCTTGGCATCCAAATGTCCGGCGTGACCAACGACCTTGCGCAAGCGACGCATTTGGCCAACCTTGCCGTTTCGATCTGGGGGATGGATGGTAGCCTCTATTCTGTCTTGCCGTACAACCAGATGGTGCCCGACCTCTTCCGTAAGCAACGCATCGAGCGGATCTTGCAGCACCAGTTTGAGAACGTCAAACGGCTGCTTGAGGCGAATCGTGAGGCGGTTATCGCAATCGCCGAGGAGTTGCTCAAGCGCGATGAACTGAATGAGCAACAACTCCGCGAGATTCTTGGGCAGTTCACGCTCGTTGTCCCACCACCGTTGCCCGAACCAACTGAAACGCTTGATGCCCGCCAGGCTGCTGAGCGAGCAACGGCGCAGCTCACGCCAACAGCCCACGAGAACGGCACCGTCAGCGGAGATGGATTAGCTGAGCCGGAAGAAGAGCCTGTCCCTGAACCCGGCAGCTAG
- a CDS encoding heavy-metal-associated domain-containing protein, with protein sequence MMITRVYQVPDVSCEHCVRAITTALQRLDGVRHVQVDLVTKQVTVEADDRVSDEQIRAGIEDAGYTVAA encoded by the coding sequence ATGATGATCACGCGTGTCTACCAGGTGCCCGATGTAAGCTGCGAGCATTGTGTCCGTGCAATTACCACGGCGCTGCAGCGACTGGACGGCGTCCGCCACGTACAGGTCGATCTGGTAACCAAGCAGGTCACTGTTGAGGCAGATGACCGGGTCAGCGATGAGCAGATTCGTGCTGGCATTGAAGACGCTGGCTACACTGTCGCGGCCTAG
- a CDS encoding glycosyltransferase family 2 protein has translation MALVDVLIPTYRRKTGLALVLASLVNQTFQDFTVTVSSQTEAEDDYLESPEIRTLVQLLRLRGHTVRLLRHWPRHGMAEHRQFLLEQSQAPYVHFLDDDVVLEPEVMERMLQVIQREECGFVGCAAIGLEFINDVRPHELAWFEPWDGPVQPERWTPETIPWERHKVNNAANALHLAQRYCRDGQVIRYKVAWVGGANVLYDRAKLLEVGGFSWWPLLPVEHAGEEVLAQFLLIQRYGGCGILPSGTYHLGMPTTILNREHNATDLFAQLITQLDHTADNEQKG, from the coding sequence ATGGCACTTGTCGATGTCCTGATTCCAACTTACCGACGGAAGACCGGTTTAGCACTTGTTCTCGCAAGTCTGGTGAACCAGACGTTTCAGGACTTTACTGTCACAGTTTCGAGCCAGACTGAGGCTGAGGATGACTATCTTGAGAGCCCAGAAATCCGTACCCTCGTTCAACTCTTGCGCTTACGCGGCCACACAGTCCGATTGTTACGCCACTGGCCGCGACACGGCATGGCTGAGCATCGGCAGTTTCTGCTCGAACAGAGCCAGGCACCATACGTGCATTTTCTTGATGATGACGTGGTACTTGAGCCAGAAGTTATGGAGCGAATGCTCCAGGTCATTCAGCGTGAAGAGTGTGGATTTGTCGGCTGTGCAGCAATTGGGTTGGAATTTATCAATGATGTTCGGCCACACGAACTTGCATGGTTTGAGCCGTGGGATGGACCGGTTCAACCAGAGCGCTGGACGCCCGAGACCATTCCATGGGAACGGCATAAAGTCAACAATGCTGCCAATGCTTTGCATCTTGCCCAACGATATTGTCGCGATGGCCAAGTAATCCGCTATAAAGTCGCATGGGTTGGTGGGGCAAACGTTCTCTATGATCGGGCGAAGTTGCTTGAAGTCGGAGGGTTTTCTTGGTGGCCGCTCTTGCCAGTTGAGCATGCTGGCGAAGAAGTATTGGCGCAGTTTTTGCTCATTCAGCGGTACGGTGGATGCGGCATCCTGCCGAGTGGAACATACCATCTGGGCATGCCAACAACGATTCTGAACCGAGAACATAACGCTACCGACCTCTTTGCCCAGCTTATAACCCAGCTTGATCACACTGCGGACAACGAACAGAAAGGATGA
- a CDS encoding alpha/beta hydrolase family protein produces the protein MIERPMSSMTWLTPRFIFANRVPPFAIDLAFRIASAAILSRTGRYRFLFAGIGARQLAMTLRHIRGLHAWPSAWVRTAHHYLSAAAEHHRHGAWREAISCQRAAALCYHFAQLFVLDDVLRRRALYREAARLFRAVAPLLTPPAEPIAVPWRGFDLPGYLRLPQQPSPRYQPFPLVVFLNGSSTAKEETVHWAQPFLARGIAVLALDTPGSGEAWDQLPAAPGQEDLADALLCFAEGHPALSADRVAVLGLSLRGAYAVQLGVHQPALAAVLAVTPPFLPRPYLKLLHPLVRHDVAFSLGIPPTMLEQLVDRLALSDIAPRLRQPLFVVGAGNDLVVPPAEAVRLYRAAGGPKRLLYLERANHVAFTHLEQWTTVAAEWLADRFALHL, from the coding sequence GTGATTGAGCGACCAATGTCGTCGATGACCTGGCTCACGCCGCGTTTCATTTTTGCTAACCGTGTGCCGCCATTTGCTATCGACCTTGCGTTCCGTATCGCAAGCGCTGCAATTCTCTCCCGCACTGGCCGCTATCGATTTCTCTTCGCGGGCATTGGCGCACGCCAACTGGCAATGACGCTCCGTCACATTCGTGGGCTGCATGCATGGCCAAGTGCTTGGGTTCGGACTGCCCACCATTATCTCAGTGCAGCAGCCGAGCACCATCGGCATGGCGCGTGGCGCGAAGCTATTTCCTGTCAGCGTGCAGCGGCACTCTGCTATCATTTTGCTCAACTGTTCGTTCTCGACGACGTCTTGCGCCGGCGCGCACTTTATCGCGAGGCCGCTCGGCTTTTTCGTGCTGTCGCCCCGCTGCTGACACCCCCTGCCGAGCCGATCGCCGTGCCCTGGCGCGGGTTTGATCTTCCGGGATACCTTCGCCTTCCGCAGCAGCCGTCGCCGCGCTATCAGCCGTTTCCGCTGGTCGTCTTCCTCAACGGCTCAAGTACCGCCAAGGAAGAAACCGTTCACTGGGCGCAGCCGTTTCTGGCGCGCGGTATTGCTGTTCTGGCTCTTGATACACCAGGTAGTGGCGAAGCATGGGATCAGCTCCCAGCTGCCCCAGGACAAGAGGACCTGGCTGATGCCCTCCTGTGCTTTGCTGAAGGACACCCCGCTCTCTCGGCTGATCGCGTCGCGGTGCTGGGCCTGAGTTTGCGCGGCGCGTACGCTGTCCAACTTGGCGTACATCAGCCTGCGCTTGCAGCCGTGCTGGCCGTTACCCCACCATTTCTGCCACGCCCATACCTCAAGCTCCTGCACCCACTTGTGCGCCACGATGTCGCGTTCTCGCTTGGTATTCCGCCGACCATGCTCGAGCAACTGGTTGATCGTCTCGCTCTCAGCGATATTGCTCCGCGCCTGCGCCAGCCTCTCTTTGTTGTCGGCGCCGGCAATGACCTTGTTGTTCCGCCAGCGGAGGCCGTTCGACTCTACCGGGCAGCTGGTGGGCCCAAACGCCTCCTCTATCTTGAGCGAGCCAATCACGTTGCCTTTACCCATCTTGAGCAGTGGACAACTGTCGCTGCTGAATGGCTGGCTGATCGCTTCGCGTTGCATTTGTAA